CGAAGACGAGGGCGCGGGCACCCAGCAGCCCCGCGGCCAGCGCCACCCCCTGCCCGTGGTTCCCGGCCGACGCCGTCACCAGCCCGCGCGCCCGCGCCTCGGCCGGCAGCGTCGCCACGCGGTTGTAGGCGCCGCGCAGCTTGAAGGAGCCGGTGCGCTGCATCCCCTCCAGCTTGAGAAACACCCCGGCCTCGCCCGAGAGGCCGCCGCACCGCTCCAGCGGGGTGCGCCGCGCGACCCCCCGCAGCCGGCGCGCCGCGGCCAGCACGTCGGCCATGGACGGCGCGGCATCGGACAGAGTGGTCACGGCAACGGTCGCGCCGCGGGGATGCGCGAGCGGCTCACGGCAGGGTGAACGCGGTGGACTGCTGGATGGGATGGTTGGTCGCGGTCAGCCACGCCACGGCCGTCAGCCGCCGCCCGCGCAGCCCCGGCCCGGGACGCCAGACCTCCGTGTAGCTGCGCGTCTCCCCCGCGCCCAGCGACACCGCCATCAGCGACTGCACGAAGGAGCGGTCCGCCGACCAGCGCCACACGTCGCGCGTGCCCTCGCGCACGGCGAAGTCGTGCGTCATCCCGCTGGAGTAGCTCAGCCGCACCGGCGCGCTGGTCGGGTTGGTGAGCTGCAGCACGAAGCGCACGCTGTCCCCCGCCGGCTCCACCTGGAATGAGGAGACGAGCGGGCCCGTGTAGCGATTCGTCTCCAGCGGCGCCGGGGCAGTCGAGGGCGCCGGTCCCGCGGGAGGGCGGCACGCCGCGGCGCCCGCGGCGAGCGCGATGAGCAGGGCGGGGAGG
This Longimicrobium sp. DNA region includes the following protein-coding sequences:
- a CDS encoding BsuPI-related putative proteinase inhibitor, whose product is MRRILPALLIALAAGAAACRPPAGPAPSTAPAPLETNRYTGPLVSSFQVEPAGDSVRFVLQLTNPTSAPVRLSYSSGMTHDFAVREGTRDVWRWSADRSFVQSLMAVSLGAGETRSYTEVWRPGPGLRGRRLTAVAWLTATNHPIQQSTAFTLP